In one window of Paracoccus saliphilus DNA:
- a CDS encoding hydantoinase B/oxoprolinase family protein, which produces MNQIDEIRMQVMWNRLISVVEEQALTLIRTAFSTSVREAGDLSAGVFDARGRMLAQAVTGTPGHVNTMAEAVLNFIHEIPRDQMYPGDTYVTNDPWLGTGHLHDVTMVSPSFRDGVLIGFFACTAHVVDVGGRGFGADGKSVYEEGIQLPIMKFAERGEVNADLLRILRSNVREPNQVIGDFYSLAACNDVGHQRLTRMLDEVGLANLGDLGEFIFSRTHSAMMERIAALPKGSWSNEMLTDGYDDPINLAAQVTIGDDNVHVDFSGSSGISRWGINVPLIYTKAYACYAIKCVVAPDIPNNSASLAAFSISSPVNILNAQRPAPVSLRHVIGHMVPDVVLGALAKALPGKIQAEGAGALWNIHISARPVEGTEGRRAEVLLFNSGGMGARPTLDGLSATAFPSGVMTMPIEATEHTGPIVIWRKELRPDSGGAGKYRGGLGQVIEIAPEEGHEFDFSAMFDRVSAPPRGRDGGEPGASGEVALDDGAKLRPKGWQHVPAGQRLVLDLPGGGGFGDPAERSPDAVAEDIRKGYVTKAPK; this is translated from the coding sequence ATGAACCAGATCGATGAAATTCGCATGCAGGTGATGTGGAACCGGCTGATCTCGGTTGTCGAAGAGCAGGCGCTGACACTGATCCGCACCGCCTTTTCGACCTCGGTGCGCGAGGCAGGGGACCTGTCGGCGGGGGTGTTCGACGCGCGGGGCCGGATGCTGGCGCAGGCAGTGACGGGGACTCCCGGCCACGTGAATACCATGGCCGAGGCGGTGCTGAACTTTATACATGAAATCCCGCGCGATCAGATGTATCCGGGCGATACCTATGTCACCAACGATCCATGGTTGGGCACAGGCCATTTGCACGACGTCACCATGGTGTCTCCGTCGTTCCGGGACGGTGTGCTGATCGGCTTCTTCGCCTGCACCGCCCATGTCGTCGATGTTGGCGGGCGCGGTTTCGGGGCCGATGGCAAATCGGTTTACGAGGAAGGTATCCAGCTTCCGATCATGAAATTCGCTGAACGTGGCGAGGTGAATGCCGATCTGCTGCGCATCCTGCGGAGCAATGTGCGCGAACCCAACCAGGTTATCGGCGATTTCTATTCGCTCGCGGCCTGCAACGATGTCGGCCATCAGCGCCTAACCCGGATGCTGGACGAGGTGGGACTGGCCAATCTTGGCGACTTGGGAGAGTTCATCTTTTCGCGCACCCATAGCGCCATGATGGAGCGGATCGCGGCGCTGCCCAAGGGAAGCTGGTCAAACGAGATGCTGACCGACGGCTATGACGACCCGATCAACCTGGCAGCCCAGGTCACGATCGGCGACGACAACGTGCATGTCGATTTCAGCGGCAGTTCCGGGATCAGCCGGTGGGGCATCAATGTGCCGCTGATCTATACCAAGGCCTATGCTTGCTATGCGATCAAATGCGTCGTGGCGCCCGATATCCCGAACAACTCGGCCTCGCTGGCGGCGTTCTCGATCTCGTCGCCGGTCAACATCCTGAATGCGCAGCGCCCCGCGCCGGTCTCGTTGCGTCACGTCATCGGCCATATGGTCCCCGACGTGGTTCTGGGCGCGCTGGCCAAGGCTTTGCCAGGCAAGATACAAGCCGAAGGGGCGGGTGCATTGTGGAACATCCATATATCGGCGCGTCCCGTAGAAGGAACCGAGGGGCGGCGGGCCGAGGTGCTGCTGTTCAACTCGGGCGGAATGGGCGCGCGCCCAACGCTGGACGGGCTGTCCGCGACCGCTTTTCCTTCCGGCGTCATGACCATGCCGATAGAGGCGACCGAGCATACCGGCCCCATCGTCATCTGGCGCAAGGAATTACGGCCTGATTCCGGCGGCGCGGGCAAATATCGCGGCGGCCTGGGCCAGGTGATCGAGATAGCGCCCGAGGAAGGTCACGAATTCGATTTCTCGGCGATGTTCGACCGTGTCAGTGCCCCGCCCCGAGGGCGTGATGGCGGAGAACCCGGCGCGTCCGGAGAGGTGGCGCTGGACGATGGCGCCAAGCTTCGCCCCAAGGGCTGGCAGCACGTCCCCGCAGGTCAGCGACTTGTGTTGGATCTTCCCGGCGGCGGCGGCTTCGGCGATCCTGCCGAGCGTAGCCCGGATGCCGTGGCAGAGGATATCCGCAAGGGCTATGTGACCAAAGCACCGAAATGA
- a CDS encoding NAD-dependent epimerase/dehydratase family protein, with product MAKPFNRILITGAAGDLGSKLRKGLAPLANHIRLADRTPINDLQDHEEGLVFDLSDEAATIEATRDVDAIVHFGGASRERVWNDVLDSTIRGSYHIYEGARKHGVKRVVYASSVHAIGYHKLESHIDTEAPVRPDSLYGVSKCFVEALSSLYWDKYGIETACLRIFSSFPEPADRRMLWSWLSYDDCVRLVSASLTASHVGHSISFGLSDNREKPVDNSKAGHLGYVPQDSADPYRAQVEEKTEPLDPKAATTRHLGGWFVELGHPDDEGS from the coding sequence ATGGCGAAACCCTTTAACCGCATCCTGATCACCGGCGCGGCTGGCGATCTTGGCAGTAAGCTGCGCAAGGGACTGGCACCGCTGGCCAATCACATCCGGCTGGCCGACCGGACCCCGATCAACGATCTGCAGGATCACGAGGAAGGACTGGTCTTCGACCTGTCCGATGAAGCCGCCACCATCGAGGCCACACGCGATGTCGATGCCATCGTCCATTTCGGCGGCGCCTCGCGCGAGCGGGTTTGGAACGACGTGCTCGATTCCACCATCCGCGGCAGCTATCACATTTATGAGGGCGCGCGGAAACATGGCGTCAAGCGCGTGGTCTATGCGTCGTCGGTCCACGCCATCGGCTATCACAAGCTGGAATCGCATATCGATACCGAAGCGCCGGTGCGCCCTGACAGCCTGTACGGCGTGTCGAAATGCTTCGTCGAGGCGCTGAGCAGCCTTTACTGGGACAAATACGGCATCGAAACCGCTTGCCTGCGCATCTTCTCATCCTTCCCCGAGCCTGCCGACCGCCGGATGCTGTGGTCGTGGCTCAGCTACGACGATTGCGTGCGGCTTGTCAGTGCCAGCCTGACCGCCTCACATGTCGGTCACAGCATCAGCTTCGGCCTGTCCGACAACCGCGAAAAGCCGGTCGACAATTCAAAGGCCGGGCATCTGGGCTATGTCCCGCAGGACAGCGCCGACCCCTACCGCGCGCAGGTCGAAGAAAAGACCGAACCGCTCGACCCCAAGGCGGCAACGACCCGGCACTTGGGCGGTTGGTTCGTGGAGCTGGGTCATCCCGATGACGAGGGGTCCTGA